attttaatcagcctcagaagccaccccaacaaatagaagagagtacgaatgacttgctaaaaaagttgttgctagacaatcaacagctcaggaccgatttcagaaatcttgagaggcaaatggggcaactagcagcaaatcaaaatactagacctgcaggctctcttcccagtgatacagagaagaaccctcaagttaatgcagttacacttagaaacgggagggaactagaggaagtgccaaagaagagaaaggacaaaccTATACTTGAGGGGGAGCTGACCCCTAAGGCAATACCCGAGTCAAAGAataatgatgcaagttcagagcgagtGGAGGCTgtaaggccaccaccacctttcccccagagattgcagaaaaagaatgacgattgcatgttcaacaaatttctctctatgttgagtcaggtttaattaaatattccattagtggatgtacttcgtgaaattccaaagtatgctaagtacataaaagatatagtggctcacaagaggaaattgactgagttcgagacagttgcacttactgaggagtgcacttcaagggtccaaaacaagcttccccaaaagcttaaagATCcgggcagcttcaccattccagtgtgaatcggtaatattgatgtgggtcgtgatctttgtgatttgggtgcgagcataaatctgatgccattgtccttgtttaagcaattgggtctgggagctccaagaccaaccactgtgatgttgcaattagctgataggtcaatagcctaccctgaaggagtgattgaagatgtgttgcTGCAAATtaggaaatttatcttcccaactgacttcattattctagattttgaggctgatgaacaagttccaatcatattgggatgacctctcttggctactggtgatgcaataattaaagtgagagaagggaaaatgattatgagggtggacaacgaggaagcagtcttcaatgtctacaaagcaatccaacttccccgccactatgaggagctctctatgatatctgttgtggaggtggatgcgCAACTTctcgacacgagtgtatatctagatgactctctagaaaaagcaatcatgttgtttgatagcttgatgattgatgatgaggttgaggagatgatgcacatcctagatgcatcatgtgcttacatgcaaggaatacaccagtttgagcccctgaataggccaagtggcccccctccaaagtcgtcaattgaagaagcttcaaaattggagcttaaacccctaccccctcaccttcaatatgcttatctgggtagttctgacactttacctgttattgtttcttctcacttgtctaaattgcaggaagaaaagctattgagggtgctacgtgagcacaagagagcaattgggtggacaatgtctgacattaaaggcattagtccagctttctgcatgcataaaatcctcatggaggatagacacaagccaagtgtagagcatcaacgccgactaaatccaatcatgaaagaagtggtaagaaaagaagtgattaagtggcttgatgcaggtattgtatttccaatctctgatagtaaatgggtaagccccgttcaatgtgtgccgaagaaagggggatgactgtagtagttaatgaaaataatgacttaattcctacaagaactgtcactggatggagaatttgcatagattatagaaaattgaacaatgccacccggaaagaccactttccccttccctttattgaccaaatgcttgataggttagctggccaggaatactactgtttcctggacggttattcggggtataatcagattgctatagccccagaggaccaagagaaaactacatttacgtgcccttatggcacgtatgcgttcaagagaatgccgtttggtctttgtaatgcacctgcgacttttcaaaggtgtatgatggctatttttactgacatggttgaaagatttgtagaagtgttcatggatgatttttctgtgtttggatgttcttttgatagttgtttgatgaatcttgataaagtgcttgctaggtatgaagagacgaacttggtgctaaactgggaaaaatgccatttcatggtacgtgaaggtatagttttggggcacaaggtgtcaaaagatggtctacaggtggataaagcaaaggtggagacgattgaaatattgcccccaccgacatccgtcaaaggcattcgcagtttcttgggtcatgcaggtttttattgtcgtttcattaaagatttttcgaaaatttcttctcctttgtgcaggctcctagagaaagatgtcaccttcaagtttgataatgcatgtctgaaagcatttgaggagctgaagggaagattggtgactgcaccaattatcattggcccagattgggcacaaccatttgagctgatgtgcgatgcaagtgacatagcaatcgaagcggttttggggcaaaggagggataaaatctttcactccatttattatgcgagcaaaactatgaatccagctcagatgaattatacagttactgaaaaagagttgcttgcagtggtgtgggcatttgacaagttcagatcctatctagtgggaaccaaagtcatcgtctacacagatcattcagctatcacatacttgtttgaaaataaagacgccaagccgaggctgattcgttgggtcctcctcttgcaagaatttgacttagagatccgagatcgaaaagggacagaaaatcaagtggctgatcacttgtccagattagaaagtcggaaccatgtagctaaaggagggtcaatcaaagaaacatttcctgatgagcaattattagcagtcacctcaagtgaagccccatggtatgcagattatgtgaattttattgcaagtggggtgacgccactagaattgacacctgacaatagaagaagattcttacatgatgtgaggctctacatgtaggatgagccattcttatataggcaatgCGCAGATCAGTTGGTACGAAGGTGTGTtcccgaggaagagatgaatgctatactgcatgactgccatgcttcgccatatggaggtcatcacggcagggatagaaccgcccaaaaagtgctacaatcaggtttctattggccaaaattgtttaaggatgcacatgcctttgttaaaaattgtgatagatgccaaagaaccggaactatcacgaggaagcacgagatgcccttgcaaaatattctggcagtagagctttttgatgtttgggggattgatttcatgggaccgttcccatattctaatgggcacaggtacatcttagtggcggtcgactatgtttctaagtgggtataGGCCATTgatcttcctactaatgacgcaaaggtagtggtaagctttgtaaagaagcacatcttcacacgttttgggactccaagagtgttgataagcgacgggggaactcacttttgtaacaaattgctgaataatattcttgcaaaatatggagttaagcacaaggtttacactgcctatcatccccaaacgagtggtcaagtagaagtttccaacaaagaggtaaagcagattttagaaaaaacagtaagtgggaatagaaaggactgggccgggaagctggatgacgcattatgggcgtatcgcactgcatacaagacccccataggtacttctccgtacaggttggtttatgggaagatGTTCCatttgcccgtcgagcttgaacacaaagcatattgggcgattaaaaagctaaatatggagatggacttggccggtgagaagagattgctacaactcaacgagcttgatgagtttcgattgcatgcgtatgaaaatgccaaattgtataaagaaaagaccaaaaggtggcatgataagcacatccaacatcgtgagtttgagccaggtcaagaagttctcttgtttaattcaaggctaaagctttttctaggaaagcttaaatctcgatggtcgggtccgtttgaagtggttagtgtgaaacctcatggtgcagTGGAATTGCGTGATATGGGTTCCAATGCGACATTCTTAgtaaatggccagagagtaaaacactattggggtggtgacattgcacgtcacaagacctcgatggatttagtggaggcatgaagaacgtgttgcgtcgtgccgcgacgttaaatcaggcgcttcttgggaggccacccaagttagttagtttattgttttgtactaattagatcttgtatgtatatatatataaaaaattagaaaaaaaaagggGGTCCAGATATGGGAAAatgaggcggatgcgtcgcatccccctcagcatgaAAAAAATTGACGGAcaaattgctcaaggcagtgaagtctgcctatcgcgtccgCATCGCGTCCAACAAATTGTTAGAGAAAGCAGTGGGGATGCATCGCGtccaagctcgcacgcacaggtaagtgttatattttaacacatcttaggcCAAAAACACAATTCTAACATAAAAACTCCCCTCTCGTCTCACTTGCGACCAAATGAACCTTCTCTCTTCTCTCGCGTACAGGTATGTATTTCTCTTCTCTTCGTTCTCTTTCTTTACTCTCCTCACTCTCCTCTCTTTTCTATCTCGCTGGTAGTAAAAGAACCACCACCCCAAATTCCCCTAGGTTAAGTTTACCAATTTAAAGGTCACACATATCGTTCCTGTTAGTTGTCGTTCCTGTTGGTTGCTGTTGGTTGTAAtagttgcgagatgataaactataattcccttcatctcgttaattttgggagggtagtcgAATTACACCACTGATAGAAGAAACTAGGCACAATTGTTGCAtatcacatgttcgacgaattgcccGTGAGGTAAATTTAGGcgccggtgaagtctgagtaaccgagcaacattggtataTGCTTGTGAATAAGTGTGAGGTCGTTTGTGTTGATTGTGTACAGCAATGTTTTGAGCCTATGATATATTGTATAAATAAATTGAACATCCGGCACATGCTAGACATCTTGAATTATAAAGTGTTACTCGATTTAAATTGTGTGAGCGCTATGCGTAATGATTTGtcgtgagaataagtgtggggtcgagtgaggtgcTATGTGCAATTGAACATGGTCAGTGAGCGTCGCTCGGATAAACCTCATGTTGGGCATAATGATATCTATATAGCGCAATGCTTATTTGTAAaatttgaagagagttatcacatccctgctgaaagccatgagctatagtttcatgaagtattgaatggcatgactctgtgaataattggaagtgcaagctgttgcaactgctttatagctgaacttcactgttttatacgctaattgttgatttctttgcattgcaggtacttaggttcataaatggcagcaacgagtaaaccgtccaagcaacaagacaaagataataACAAACAACCACCCAAAAAGCCCACCGGAAAGGCAACAGGtgctccaaatccacagaaaaaaaggaagtGGACTGAGAAGAAAGGAACTGCAGCCTAGGCAGTTAattgatgattcagagcaagaagaAGAGGAACTGTTAGTCAGGAGGATAGTGAAGACGGGTATTACAACAACATCATTAAATCCACAAAGCAAAGGGATAGAGATAAGAGAACCTGTGATATACCAGAAAAAAGCCTCCAAAAAGAGTGATCCGACTAATaaaggaaaggagaagattactgcagaatctgaatccgaatccGATTCGGATAATGACCTTCTGCATAccgacatgagtgatgaagatgagggtgaacccatagaccgagttgcttgggagaagaactttgttaatgagaaggcattccgagcctataataagatactgggttcaaagaagtacattccagaaaagccgatcaacatcggaacacttaagagaaagtacccagagtttctaaaattaattcgagaggtgcaacaatAGGGACCCATCTTGAAgggtcacggcaaagccaacctcactatcgttagagagctttacgccaattggcgtcactccAGGGGCAACATTGTGAGAGTacgaggggtagatattaatgtgtcagctgaagctctgaataatttcttaggggtgccacacatactaacagataggtttgactccatatgcaaaacaccagattatgcacacattaagtctgtcctatgccctaccaggaaggatgcaaattggaagcatgggagtatggagtaccattctatagccaaggaattcatgagtgcgttagcacgtgtggccctaaatttcatatgcaaccgcctgatgccatgccaacacaaaacGGATGTCCCTCATCACCGCGTACTAGTATTTTATGCTTTATTGGAGGGGATACcgctcaacttaggagccatcatgcatgatcaaatgaaGTGccccaggatgaattacaagtgaaggctgttctttgcaaataccctatcggctttcttgacagagatgggagtactatgggacaaggagaatgacgacattgaggctaaagctctaggaccatatgatgtcactcatgttctagagccgaacaagggaaggtcttctaagctcaccattcaacagttatttgagcagatgcaagaagatatgcaagagaacagggctgagttgATAgtgactcgtgtcgagttgagtgccaccagggatgagttgagtcagactcgtgcggatctaagccgagtccaGATTGAGTAGGCCATGATGATgagggagatatcattactcctcagagctctggttcaacaTTCAGATATAGACATCTCATAGCTGATTGCAtcgtccactgccggaccatccactcctatTCCTCCTATAGTCCCTGAGGCTCCACACACCAGGCCTACTGAGGTCGTTGTACCACTTGCTACAGAATCAGCCCCAGTTGGTGATGATAGGACAATGACAGCTCTCCCTATGCGTGAGGATGATATTGCAAGGCCGGAGGGGGTCTTGATGAATGccatggatgcagatgctcttccacagactgcggatgagccttccaccttgacttgagggagtttcttctcaccctactttaccttatttgtgtgcattggggacaacgcacagttctacgtgtggggtgggggttattcatattttttgtatggatgaatgtacttaaCTGTTACAATTTGACTGTTGGGGGCTggaatattcactggattaatggcatgtaatagtagtaaattcatctatatagAGTAACTCTCAGTTGATTCTTGAAATTAGTGTTAGTATTAGGAGATTgacagaaaaaaaaataaaaaaatagagtagtagccttgagtaattagtaaaaattttgtgtaggtagtaataatcccctgtggtttttctttgtgcatcggttcttttccatgggatgtattttgaaccggttctgtgcttatcacaaataaaatctatccctagttaaccattttgagcctattgacttttatttggtacccacattataagcctataccctttttattcttaattaacattgttttgatctttttacctcttaaagcactttaattgttagatgagcgctaaaagaagtaagaagggactaagtgtggggtgacttttgagtgaaaccaatgaaaggaagaaaggtgcacttgttttgtaaaataatacaccactagttgtttgaaaaaaaaacatAGTTGGGAAAAAAGAGAgtaaaatttggaaaaaaaaaaaggaaaaatagaaatgaataaattgttgtcttgttctttctagtgggtatgaactaaagtagtgcttaaagaaaaagggactgttttgggggtgatattgtttgtgaaattgaagtggtgttaaAGAAAAttcgcttaaagtaattttgtgatgtattaaagtgcttaggagggtgagtcactattcctaaaatatatcctacccgtcccttatcccacattacaaccatgaaaaagtcctaattgattctagatcgagcgagcttacattagtagagatttacattaagggcaagcctatggtaccaattgcatgcatgtgacttctttgtgagagtgagcgattttctttgatatatgtgagtcattaaaatatatttgatcatgagattcgaatgtgtggattgaactcgctctcttgttcttgttgtgagggcacatggtttcacgagggatatgtaacgttattagactcctctatgatgttgggtgttcaatccatgagtgcatagtgacattaagtcagtttttgaggttagggttgttgtgagcatgttgtctttgtttaaatatttttaaagaatgacataagaaaagggaagtgtatatgatgcatattctagagcctaattgttgcaaataaccatggtcataggtgcagtgtgctttgaatgataagagcttaattttgtttcgtctactataggatggtttcttcgaggacgaacaaaggtttaagtgtggggtagtgatgtttggcatatttcgatatgtgttgatgttactttacccatgttttaaccacttcttaatgttatttgatctttaaaatgcccaacatggtttaattattggttttatgactaattgagttgtgtgtgatgaattagggtgtttggagtgcaaaatatgaagaaatggTGCTCTAgtgagaggaagagagattggatgcgtcgcatccaatctagaaaaagatcagatttcatgcacccttagcagtgaagtcggcccatagcatccgccatagcatccgcacctgggcaaagctgagatggaggaacaaggggtggatgcgtcgcatccaccctcgcatgcaaagctgagaaatagaggacgaggtggatgcgtcgtatccaccctcgcatgtgaagctgagaaatggaggacgaggtggatgcgtcgcatccaccttagcatcaatccctgaagccgatttggactaggaataggagagctttggcccacgacttttgtacgcaatatataagcaaaAAACGCTTCCTTTAGGGGATCTAACATATTGGAGAGGGGGGAAAAGCCACAGCAAAGTTCTAAAACccacggaattcgtcttgagttcctattctctctttcttttattgattcttatgcactcttgtgaatttttgAATGATttcctgaatatgagtggctaagaaccctattattcgagggtcatgggtatacatgaatgttgatgtttgaagtttaatttgacgaagttgattttatcatattgggttgtttatttaattctgtttttaattattttgctgagtagctaacagtgaaatactatctacgaatctagagttgaactcgaaagtgggaactctagattgcatatagaattaaatagagcaagttcttaaacccgggcatcggggaacggattcgcaattgggatagacatatacctaattgccttgctcggttgcaatacaggaattgtaaatgcgttcttgtcaaatttaattccatagacatataggtattaagttagcttgaataggcgagtaagggctcgacagattcttatgagtaatatcaaccctgtcaaccaacattctagataaatcaattagttattttaagctaagaatggaacatgattgttaaataacccgtgaccctagaatattatctcccattaattgttatttaaaactatttaagtgttgtgttgatttttattatttcattatttgatagtctttaggtagtgaattagacaattatctattttataagaaatcgcttgaatcgataagctatttgagtttgaattagtcaaaagttaatcataagtcctcgtgggaacgatactctattcactactctattacttgacgaccatgtatacttgcgtgagtgtgtttggtcccaacgCGAAGTAAGGCCAGCCATGCGTGGGTCGCAACgggttcgcagaagcgaaaacccaTCCGGAGAAGCAAAGGGAGGCATCCTGGGCTAGGACTGCACCTGCGATtgattttccgcaggtgtgacACAAGGTTAGTAGAAGTGGAAATAGCTCGAGGCAGTGGGGTTTTTAATCAGAGACATAGACGTTTTTCCTCACAATTTCACTTAGCCTTGGGAGATTTTGATAGCTCATTGGAGGGGGGTTTCCATCAATATcctaaggtaagtaatttctacccatTTTCAAGTTAATTGTACGGATTTTAGGTAGATTAAACACGAAAAGATTATGAAAACTTGTAGGATTCATGAAGAACCTTGGGTTTCGGTAAAAATAGAATTTGACTACAAAATTggttggaattgagtgaaaattatatatttgagttcgtgaggctatgggtaataattatcttcaaaaatttccaaaattcgggcacgtgggctcgaaggcgaatttttagaattttctaatttgggttgggaaattactctaatagctaaattatgagctttttagcgtatattgattaattcGTATAATttttggctagcttcggattgttcaGCAATGacttgaggctttagagtgaattttgTGGACCGGAAGTGAGCTTTGGAGCGAGATAAGTTTCTTGCATAACTTTGTATGAGGAACTCATCGCCTTAGGTATATTTTGTGGTGTATTtcttgtgtggggagctatgtacgcacgaggtgatgagagtctgcgCGTAGTTATATTccatgatatgtccgggtagacttagatccaCACCATATGTTTATTGACCGTCTTGAATAGAGCTAAGACTAGGGATTTGAAGTTGCAAGTATCGATGTAGCCTTCTCCTTTGGAAACTTGAGGAATGTTTAATAACTATGAAAAAGCTCCATGTCCTCTCGCGTcccaagtacttccgcgagcgaggtaaacttctcaactctaatgggatcgggttgttcgcctagGTAGTACTACTATGTCACAACcctaatttccctctgtaggtTGTCGTGAcattacctagtctctaagattaggtaagcctaacaattataCGGAATAATTGAATATAAAGCTAAAACTCAAACCTcaacatctgaaataaataaaaagtgcgattcaaaatagttacaactcccaaaacccggtagaaataaatcacaagctccaaagagaaaaatactaaatatctctatacatcagagtctaataagGAATgaggaaaataacataataaagatagagggggactccgaggtctttggacgctggcagatgtaccttaaaATCACCATGTACGAGCTAGCTCGCTGGTACCTGGTCGGGTAGGTAGTACCTgcatctgcacaaaacgatgtgcagaagtgtagtatgagtacaccacaatagtacccagtaagtgccaagcctaacctcagtagagtagtgacgaggtcaggtcagggccctattggaaataataggaaacaaagcagaagatataataatataatgaaaggactgagaagtgaacatttacagaaagataacaaaacgggattcaagaagacaactacaacacgtGAGGAAAAACAAGATTCTCACGagttaagaaacaacaacaacacagcaaatagaggtaaacaacaggggcactcccgaggtaccgcctcgtagtcccaaaagtaaatacgcagcaggggcgctcctgaggtatcgcctcgttgtccaaaaagtaaatatgcaacagaggCGCTCTCGAGGTaacgcctcgtaatcccaaaagtaaatatgcaacaggggcacGACAGAAACGTCGTGCAAACAATgataaccgcacgacagaaacctcgtggaAACAAGGATAGCCGCACGATAAAAACCTTGTGCCATAATAACACtccgcacggaagaaacctcgtgccataacCAAACAGTCATCTCAACCAAAAATCACGAAAATAACACATAATGATTGGAACAATAaaattacagcaaggaatcctacatttaaagaaagaataCGAAATCAAGAAAACATGTaaatcaactaagcatgttgcacaaattacaagtaagaggtaagacacgtagacatgttacattaagctaaacatgatagctacacgtGCTAGAGTAACTGAATTAAGGGAATAAAAAGGACTTATTTAGTAAAAACCATATCTTTCAACATTTAGCCTGAGTACGCACTCATCGCCTCGCGTACACAGCCTTCACGTATTAcaaataccataacagtaccaaatcctaaggggaatttcccccacacaaggttagataagtcacctcaaatctcgctcaatcaatcagtaagaattcctttccctcgatttttcaactctcaacggctcgaatctagccaaaacaattacatactataaatataactataagaaactaatttaaataatgaatttacgtctttagcaaagaattgaaaaattgctccaaaaagtcgacccggtcacacgtctcggaactcgaccaaaattataaaatccaaacacacatttgatatcgagtccaaccatacaagaattactcaaattcgacctcaaatcgcctttcaaatccccaaattttagcctaagatatttttcctcaaatttccaattaaaaacactaattaaatgatgaaaaaacAATAGAAtcgtgtaatatagccaaaaccgagtgagaatttcttaccccaaTAATTTCCTTGCAAATATCTCGAAATATTGCCACaacccgagctctctaggtccaaaaatcaaAGTGAGATCAACCCTCGAAATTAGGCCTTTTCTGTCCAGTGAATTTGCACATGCGAACCCACAGCCGTatcctgcggctccgcacctgcggaattcccaTCGCAATTGTGGTTCTAACTTAGCCCAGCAACTTTCGCTTATGTGGACCAAAATGCACATCTGCGCTTTCGCTCCTGCGACATAGGAGCGCTTCTGCGCACTCGCTCCTACGGACTAAGTCCTCTTCTGCGATCACCAGGCCTTCCTTGCCTTTCTGCTTCTTCGCTTCCCCAATCGCACGTGCGAGTCCGTTTCTACGGAACTCTGATCGCATCTGCGGTTCCAACTGGGCAGGCCACAAACCGCTTCTATGGCTCGATGGCCGCTTCTGCAGTTCCCGccctccgtatgatgtcgtgatggcacctagtctctaagattaggtaagcctaacaaatttgtggaataacataatataaaactgaagcccAATTCTTAACACATGAattaaatataaaactgcaaatcaataattacaactccccaaaacccggtggaaaTAAGTCAaaagcttctaagagcaaatactaagtgtctctatacatcagagtctaaagagaataaggaaaaacgaacatattaaggatagagggggactccgaggtctacgaaCGCTGGCAgctataccttgaagtctccacgtgcggtccaactcactggtatctggtctggtgggaagaacttggatcttcacaaaaagatgtgcataagtgtagtatgagtacaccacaacagtacccagtaagtgacaagcctaacctcggtagagtagtgatgaggtcaggtcagggccctactggtttaaaataAAAGTat
The DNA window shown above is from Nicotiana tomentosiformis chromosome 8, ASM39032v3, whole genome shotgun sequence and carries:
- the LOC138897176 gene encoding uncharacterized protein, which codes for MRRMRRIPLSMKKIDGQIAQGSEVCLSRPHRVQQIVRESSGDASRPSSHAQQRVNRPSNKTKIITNNHPKSPPERQQVLQIHRKKGSGLRRKELQPRQLIDDSEQEEEELLVRRIVKTGITTTSLNPQSKGIEIREPVIYQKKASKKSDPTNKGKEKITAESESESDSDNDLLHTDMSDEDEGEPIDRVAWEKNFVNEKLIASSTAGPSTPIPPIVPEAPHTRPTEVVVPLATESAPVGDDRTMTALPMREDDIARPEGVLMNAMDADALPQTADEPSTLT